CCTGGCCCAATGGCCTGACAGCCCCGCCCGCTTTCATCTGGAGCTGCATGGCGCCGGCCACGTGGGCCAGGCCATCGTGCGCCTGCTGTGCGATCTGGACTGCACCGTGCGCTGGATCGACGAACGGGGTGATGACGCACAGGCGACAGGCGATGCCTCTGGCCGCTCAATGGGCGATGCCCCCGGCCTGCCCGACCCCGCCTGGCTGGCCACCCTGCCGCCCCACATCCATTGGACCCCCACCGAGGCCGCCGACCACGAAGTGGCCCACGCCCCCGCGCACGCCTGCCACCTGGTGCTGACCCACCGGCACGATCTGGACCTGCGCATCATCAGCGCCGTGCTGCAGCGCAGCCAGCAGCAGCACGATGTGCGCTTTGCCGGCCTGATCGGCTCGCAAACCAAGCGCGCCAAGTTCTTGCACCGGCTGGAGGCCATGGGGCTGTCCAGCCGCACCCTGGCGGGCCTCACCTGCCCCATCGGCCTGCCCGAGCTGTCGGGCAAAGAGCCCGCCGTGATCGCCGTGTCGGTCGTGGCGCAGTTGTTGCTGCAGTGCCCTGCGCCAGCCATGCCTACTGCGCCCACCGCACCCGCCATCGCCACCCAAGCCACCCCATGACCGAGCCCCTCCTGCTGATCAAAGACGCCGACTGTGTGGCCACCATGGACGACGCCGGCACCGAGTGGCGCCACGCCAGCGTGCTCATCCAGGGCCCGCGCATCGTGGCCTGCGGCCCCACGGCCGACCTCGACCCCGCCCTGCTGGCACAGGCCACCGACGTGATCGACGCGCGTGGCCACGTCGTCATCCCCGGCCTGGTCAACACCCACCACCACATGTTCCAAAGCCTGACGCGGGCCATCCCCGCCGCGCAGGATGCCGAGCTCTTCACCTGGCTGCGCACGCTCTACCCCATCTGGGCGGGCCTGACGCCCGAGATGGTGCGGGTATCGACCCAGGTGGCCATGGCCGAGCTGCTGGTGAGTGGCTGCACCACCAGCAGCGACCACCTGTACCTGTACCCCAACGGCTGCCGGCTGGACGACAGCATCGAAGCGGCGCTCGAAATCGGCATGCGCTTTCATGCCAGCCGCGGCAGCATGAGCGTGGGCGAATCGAATGGCGGCCTGCCGCCCGACCGCCTGGTCGAGCGCGAAGCCGACATCCTGAAAGACTCGCAACGCCTGATCGAGGCCTGGCACGACGAGCGCGACTTCAGCATGACGCGCATCGCGCTGGCGCCGTGCTCACCGTTTTCAGTCAGCCCGGATTTGATGCGCGAATCGGCCAGCCTGGCGCGCAGCTACCGGCGCGGCGTGCGCCTGCACACCCACCTGGCCGAGAACGACCACGACATCGCCTACAGCCGCGAGAAGTTCAAGCAAACGCCCACCGAATACGCCGAAAGCCTGGGCTGGCTGAGCGACGACGTGTGGCACGCCCACTGCGTGAAGCTGGACGACCACGGCATCGGCCGCTTTGCCGCCACCCGCACGGGCGTGGCGCACTGCCCCTGCAGCAACATGCGCCTGGCCTCGGGCATCGCGCCCGTGCGCCGCATGCTCAACGCCGGCGTGCCCGTGGGCCTGGGCGTGGACGGCTCAGCCAGCAACGACGCCGGCCACATGCTGGCCGAAGCGCGGCAAGCGATGCTGCTGGCGCGCGTGGGTCGCAGCCTGGAGCCCTTCGGGTGCGACCACGGGCCGGCTGACATGAGCGCGCGCGCGGCCTTGCGCGTGGCCACCCGCGGTGGCGCCGAAGTGCTGGGGCGCACGGACATCGGGCAGATTGCGCCCGGCTATGCGGCTGACTTGGCCATCTTTGACACGCGCACCCTAGGCGTGGCTGGGGCGGCGGTGCATGACCCGGTGGCGGCTTTGCTGATGTGCCATGGCGAGCCCACCGCCTGGACGATCGTGAATGGGCGCGTGGTGGCTGACCACGGGCGCGTCACCACGGTGGAGATGGGGGTGGTAGTGGAGAGGCACAACCAGTTGGCGAGGGTGCTGGCGGTGGGGTGACCAGCTACTGTGGGGCAAGACCACACCCGACAGTGCCGCCTGAAACCGACATCAACCCGGAGGGGTTTTGTTCGACCCGACCAGCCGGTCCAGCCATGCTACGTAGGCAGGATGCGTATCATGCGGCAGAGACTGAACATGCGCCTGCAAATCATCTGACATGCCAAACGCTTTCCAAACAATTGGCGCTAATCGAGCCGCCGGACTTTGGACGGCTGATGCATCACGCAACAGCTGAAGACTACGTTCCTTGTACTCTGGGAGCACGTCGGATTGGTAGCCCACGGCCTTGCCCAGGCCAGAGATGTACATCACTTTGAGCACATCAACGCCCGGCCACTGCAGGGCCATGTTGAGTGGCCAGTCGAGCATGGCGCGCTCGCCCCACATCCTATCCTTGGGAACCATGTTGTTTGCAAGCAAGGTCAACATGAAGGCCTGCCCCAGTTCGGTCAGATACAAGCCGATGACTTCGGGTGTAGGCCGCAGATAGAACTCGTCAAAAGCTTGCTCGCGCGCCAGGCCCACCATCAACAGCAGACGCTCTTCCAGTGAAAGCACCAAGGCGCCAAGCTCTGACTGCTTCGCAGCGCCGCTTTCAGTGGCCTGTTTTGTGCGGGTACTGCAGTTCCACAGATGCAGAGAGACACGCCATTCGGCATCAGCACCCTCAGCAGTGCCACTGATCTCGCCGGTGACAAAGTACTTCATCTCGCTCGGCACGATGTCAAACAGAGGGTTACCGTCAACCGCTGCCCCAGACACAACAGGCCCACCACCCTCCACGATCTGGAAATAGCAGCTTGAGGTGTAGTCGCTCCAATAGTGCGCGGCCTCCGCCAAGTAGAGCGGAATAGCACGCGTCAAGCGCCCCACATCGTCTTCACGTTGCTCCTCTGCGGTTGATGCAGCGTCCACAATTTTGGACAACGCAAAGAAGCCAATGCCTGGTGCTGATTCATCTTTCTGGGCGAAAAACCAATCTGGATTGCTCAGACCGTATTGCCATATCGGCTGATTCAACGCAATCGTGTCTATCTTCAACTCAGCCTCATTGATGGGCGTGCCGTGCACCTCCCCTTTACGCATCTCTTGAAAGTGGTGCGTAAACTGGTCCAGGTGCTGCTTGAGGGGCGCCAAAGAAAGCCCATACATGCGCGCCAGCAAGGCCTCCCCCTCATCCAGCTTGCCGAGTTGCTGACATGCGCGCAACAAATTGAGTCCCGCCATGGGGTCGTGCTTGCGCTCATCGTAGGCGGGGGCAATGAGTTCCAGAATCAGCTGAATTTGACCGCTGTTACCCAGGTCGCCTGACATCATCATCAGCGCCCCACCGTCATACAGCCCGCTGGCCAGCACCTCCTGGTACAAGGCGCGGGCAGCACTGACGTCTTGCTCACCCAGGCAATGCCGGGCCAACCAGAGCTGAGCCCGCCAGCTGCCCGGCAGAGCCGCCGCTGTTCGCAGGGCCTGAAGATACCCAGCGTCACCGTCGCGCTCACGCTGCACGGACGCCCACCACAGCAAGCCGTTTTCCTGATTGGGATCGGCCTGCACCGCCTGCCAGAGAGTTTCATCAGCACGCAACTGATCCCCTCGCTCAGCGAAAACCTTGGCCAGATTGGTCAGCAAAGTCCCTGTCTCACCCACTTTCGCCATACCCGCGCGCAGCGTGGCCTCTGCCTTATCCAGATCATTGGACTTCATCAACACGATGCTCAGAACCGTGTGGCTGCGCTCTTCGTTGCCGTCAATCTCCAACAAGCGTTGCGCTGCAGGCAGCAGGTCGCTTCCGAAACCATCGTTCAGCCCCGAGACAATCAGGCTGTAGAGCTGGTCAGCGTTATTCCAGTTCTTTTCGAGGTTCGGCATGAAGACTTTGTCGCGCCAATCACTGCGTGTGATCTGCACCTCGCGTCCATACGCGTCAAAGACCGTGATCAGCTCTTCGCCACCCGACGAAGGGATTACCGCGGGAGGGGAACCATTGCCACCAGCGGCAGCGGGTTCCTGATTGCGACCAAAAAGAGCCTTGATGAATTGCTTGAACATGAGAGAGCGCTGGGGTGTGGTCGCAGTGGTCACAAATTATGACGACACGACACTCAATGAACCGCCCAAAATCGTTAACGGTTGTTCATGCCACATGGATGCAATCCAACACGGGCTTGTGGCTAAGCAAGTATGAATGTCTGATTAGCAGCGGGAGCGGTCGGTCCGAGTTGCGTGTCTAGCAAACGGTCCTTGCAGCCTCCCGGTTATCCAGGCTACAGCCGGATCGCCCCCAACGACCGGTCTAGCGCGCAGAGCAGTTGTTTGATGATGCTGCCTGTGCGGGTGACGTCCGGGTGAACGCTATCGCAACTACCATAGATGACGCGCCGATCAAGCTGCGACTGATCGACGTCAATCAATCGGCCTCTGCGATCCCGGGGCCGGTTCACAACGAGGTGTTTGGCAACGAGCTGGATGAAGCCGCTTGAGTAAAGATGGCTTTAATGGGGCGCGGACTTGTTCAAATGCGCCCCCAGCGCCCTGAATGCCGCAATCGCCTCTTCGTTGTGGGCGCCTTCTTCGTAGTCATCACTCAGGCGCACCACCACCAATTGCTGGCGGGGCGACACGTAAACCATCTGCCCATGGATGCCCAGGGCGGTGAAGTCGCCCTGCCCGCCTTCCAGCGGCCACCAGTGGTAGGCAAAGCCAAACAGCTCTTGGGTTTTGGCGGGGCGTGGCACGGCGGTGGATCGCCAGGCCAGGGGGTCGTCAAAGCCAGCTGAGCGGCCCATCCAGCCCTCGGGCAGCAAACGCTGCCCTTGCCACACGCCGTCTTGCATCACCCACTGGCCCCACAGCGCGTAGGTGTGCGGCGTGGCATACAGGCAGCACAGGGCCAGGCTCTGGCCGTCGCCATCCACCAGCAGCCGCCCTTCGTCGGGCACGCCCAGGGCCTGCCACACGTCGCGCTGCACCAGCGCCCGCACCGATTGGCCTGTGGCCGCCTCCAGCGCCATGCCCACGGCCTGCGACACGATGCTGGCGTATTCGTAGCGGCTGCCCGGCTGGTAAGCCTGATCCAGCTTGGGCGATGCCACCTGCTGGGCCAGTGATTCGCCCACCAGGCCACCACTGAGGCGGCGCAGGATGGTGGACTGAAACAGGCGCACGCGGTCCACGTCTTCCACGTAGCGCACGCCCGCTGTCATCAGCAAGGCCTGCCGAAAAC
This genomic window from Aquabacterium sp. A3 contains:
- a CDS encoding serine hydrolase domain-containing protein gives rise to the protein MRMVHLKGLLALVLCAWLGVAAAMPPQLFKPEWFLPLARLSPADGARVVLPQAPVDVSAVRYVAQDRGLSLQDFQQRARVKALLVVHRGHVVYEHHRWPYGPQSRHQSWSVMKQVLSTLVGQAVMRGDIRSLDEPMDRYLPTLATNGFAGVSFRQALLMTAGVRYVEDVDRVRLFQSTILRRLSGGLVGESLAQQVASPKLDQAYQPGSRYEYASIVSQAVGMALEAATGQSVRALVQRDVWQALGVPDEGRLLVDGDGQSLALCCLYATPHTYALWGQWVMQDGVWQGQRLLPEGWMGRSAGFDDPLAWRSTAVPRPAKTQELFGFAYHWWPLEGGQGDFTALGIHGQMVYVSPRQQLVVVRLSDDYEEGAHNEEAIAAFRALGAHLNKSAPH
- a CDS encoding tetratricopeptide repeat protein, which encodes MFKQFIKALFGRNQEPAAAGGNGSPPAVIPSSGGEELITVFDAYGREVQITRSDWRDKVFMPNLEKNWNNADQLYSLIVSGLNDGFGSDLLPAAQRLLEIDGNEERSHTVLSIVLMKSNDLDKAEATLRAGMAKVGETGTLLTNLAKVFAERGDQLRADETLWQAVQADPNQENGLLWWASVQRERDGDAGYLQALRTAAALPGSWRAQLWLARHCLGEQDVSAARALYQEVLASGLYDGGALMMMSGDLGNSGQIQLILELIAPAYDERKHDPMAGLNLLRACQQLGKLDEGEALLARMYGLSLAPLKQHLDQFTHHFQEMRKGEVHGTPINEAELKIDTIALNQPIWQYGLSNPDWFFAQKDESAPGIGFFALSKIVDAASTAEEQREDDVGRLTRAIPLYLAEAAHYWSDYTSSCYFQIVEGGGPVVSGAAVDGNPLFDIVPSEMKYFVTGEISGTAEGADAEWRVSLHLWNCSTRTKQATESGAAKQSELGALVLSLEERLLLMVGLAREQAFDEFYLRPTPEVIGLYLTELGQAFMLTLLANNMVPKDRMWGERAMLDWPLNMALQWPGVDVLKVMYISGLGKAVGYQSDVLPEYKERSLQLLRDASAVQSPAARLAPIVWKAFGMSDDLQAHVQSLPHDTHPAYVAWLDRLVGSNKTPPG
- the xdhC gene encoding xanthine dehydrogenase accessory protein XdhC, with the protein product MSLSGRALRHTARQWLAAGRPAIVVQVDDIKGSTPRETGTRMLVAADAVLGTIGGGHLEWQAIDLARHLLAEATPTTPATGPRLQKTYPLGPTLGQCCGGVVVLGFEPLNHTSLAQWPDSPARFHLELHGAGHVGQAIVRLLCDLDCTVRWIDERGDDAQATGDASGRSMGDAPGLPDPAWLATLPPHIHWTPTEAADHEVAHAPAHACHLVLTHRHDLDLRIISAVLQRSQQQHDVRFAGLIGSQTKRAKFLHRLEAMGLSSRTLAGLTCPIGLPELSGKEPAVIAVSVVAQLLLQCPAPAMPTAPTAPAIATQATP
- a CDS encoding 8-oxoguanine deaminase — protein: MTEPLLLIKDADCVATMDDAGTEWRHASVLIQGPRIVACGPTADLDPALLAQATDVIDARGHVVIPGLVNTHHHMFQSLTRAIPAAQDAELFTWLRTLYPIWAGLTPEMVRVSTQVAMAELLVSGCTTSSDHLYLYPNGCRLDDSIEAALEIGMRFHASRGSMSVGESNGGLPPDRLVEREADILKDSQRLIEAWHDERDFSMTRIALAPCSPFSVSPDLMRESASLARSYRRGVRLHTHLAENDHDIAYSREKFKQTPTEYAESLGWLSDDVWHAHCVKLDDHGIGRFAATRTGVAHCPCSNMRLASGIAPVRRMLNAGVPVGLGVDGSASNDAGHMLAEARQAMLLARVGRSLEPFGCDHGPADMSARAALRVATRGGAEVLGRTDIGQIAPGYAADLAIFDTRTLGVAGAAVHDPVAALLMCHGEPTAWTIVNGRVVADHGRVTTVEMGVVVERHNQLARVLAVG